A window from Oncorhynchus masou masou isolate Uvic2021 unplaced genomic scaffold, UVic_Omas_1.1 unplaced_scaffold_2225, whole genome shotgun sequence encodes these proteins:
- the LOC135533113 gene encoding ubiquitin-conjugating enzyme E2 D3-like, with the protein MFHWQATIMGPNDSPYQGGVFFLTIHFPTDYPFKPPKLAFTTRIYHPNINSNGSICLDILRSQWSPALTISKVLLSICSLLCDPNPDDPLVPEIARIYKADSDKYSRIAREWTQKYAM; encoded by the exons A TGTTTCACTGGCAAGCCACGATCATGGGACCT AATGACAGTCCATACCAGGGGGGCGTTTTCTTCCTGACCATTCATTTCCCCACAGACTATCCTTTCAAACCCCCTAAG ttaGCGTTTACCACAAGAATTTACCACCCCAATATTAACAGTAACGGCAGTATCTGTTTGGATATTCTCAGATCACAGTGGTCGCCGGCTTTAACTATTTCTAAAG TTCTGCTCTCCATTTGCTCCCTGTTATGTGATCCCAACCCAGACGACCCTCTAGTACCAGAGATCGCACGCATCTATAAAGCAGATAGTGACAA ATACAGCAGAATAGCAAGAGAATGGACGCAGAAATACGCCATGTGA